A window from Triticum aestivum cultivar Chinese Spring chromosome 6D, IWGSC CS RefSeq v2.1, whole genome shotgun sequence encodes these proteins:
- the LOC123145312 gene encoding fimbrin-4 — MSGFVGVVVSDPSLQGQFTQVELRSLKAKFVSLKRDSGHVTTKNLPGLMKKLRGLHEVVPEEEIAAFLSESYPDSDQEIEFESFLREYLNLQARVSAKEGSATAGGGGAGGRKNSSSFLKSTITTLLHNLNQAEKSSYVAHINTYLGEDPFLKKYLPIDPSGNQLFDLIRDGVLLCKLINVAVPGTIDERAINKKRVLNPWERNENHTLCLNSAKAIGCTVVNIGTQDLVEGRPHLVLGLISQIIKIQLLADLNLKKTPQLVELFDDSKDIDEVLSLSPEKMLLRWMNHHLKKAGYKKTVNNFSSDVKDGEAYAYLLKALAPETSPETTLETKDPDERAKMVLEQAEKLDCKRYLTPKDITEGSANLNLAFVAQIFQHRNGLTSDIKQVTLTQSASRDDVLVSREERAFRMWINSLGVESYVNNVFEDVRNGWVLLEVLDKVSPGSVNWKLASKPPIKLPFRKLENCNQVVKIGKELKFSLVNLAGNDIVQGNKKLIVALLWQLMRFNILQLLNRLRSHSKGSQGKQITDADILNWANSKVKTSGRTSRMESFKDKSLSNGVFFLELLSAVQPRVVNWKVVTKGEADEEKKLNATYIISVARKLGCSVFLLPEDIIEVNQKMILTLTASIMYWSLLRQPQPEISEASEPSSMASDATSDIGSEDGASTAAPSESEEANSLSDSLSTLTTDDATSNAPAAENGNDATPDAPLAENGNDATPDAPPAENGNDATPGARPAENGNDAT; from the exons ATGTCCGGCTTCGTCGGGGTCGTCGTCTCCGACCCCTCCCTGCAGGGCCAGTTCACGCAGGTCGAGCTCCGATCGCTCAAGGCCAAG TTCGTGTCTCTGAAGAGGGACTCCGGCCATGTCACCACCAAGAACCTCCCGGGGCTGATGAAGAAGCTCAGGGGACTTCACGAAGTGGTCCCCGAGGAGGAGATCGCCGCTTTCTTGTCGGAGTCGTACCCCGACAGCGACCAGGAGATTGAGTTCGAGTCCTTCCTCCGG GAGTACCTGAATCTGCAAGCAAGGGTAAGCGCCAAGGAAGGAAGCGCCactgctggcggcggcggggctggcggccgCAAGAACTCGTCGTCGTTCCTCAAATCCACCATCACTACGCTGCTGCACAATCTCAACCAGGCGGAGAAGTCTTCTTACGTGGCGCATATTAACACTTACCTTGGTGAAGACCCATTCTTGAAGAAGTACTTGCCAATCGACCCATCCGGCAACCAGCTATTCGATCTTATTAGGGATGGTGTGCTGCTCTG TAAGTTGATCAATGTAGCTGTACCTGGGACCATTGATGAGAGAGCAATAAATAAGAAAAGAGTTCTTAACCCATGGGAGAGGAATGAAAACCACACACTGTGCCTCAACTCTGCAAAGGCCATTGGATGTACTGTTGTCAACATTGGCACCCAGGATTTAGTGGAAGGAAGG CCTCATTTAGTTCTTGGATTGATATCTCAAATCATAAAG ATTCAACTTTTGGCTGATCTTAATCTTAAGAAGACACCCCAGCTTGTGGAATTGTTTGATGACAGTAAG GATATAGATGAGGTGTTGAGCTTGTCACCAGAAAAGATGCTGCTTCGATGGATGAACCATCATCTGAAAAAGGCTGGCTACAAGAAAACTGTTAACAATTTCTCTTCGGATGTGAAG GATGGTGAAGCCTATGCTTATCTTCTAAAGGCTCTTGCTCCAGAGACTTCCCCTGAAACCACACTGGAGACTAAGGATCCTGATGAAAGGGCAAAAATGGTACTTGAACAAGCAGAGAAGTTGGACTGCAAAAGATACCTTACACCAAAGGATATAACTGAGGGTTCTGCCAACTTGAATCTTGCATTTGTTGCACAAATATTCCAGCATCG GAATGGTCTAACTAGTGACATTAAACAAGTTACACTCACACAGTCAGCATCACGTGATGATGTTCTAGTATCCAGAGAAGAAAGGGCCTTCCGAATGTGGATCAACAGCCTTGGGGTCGAGTCATACGTGAATAATGTTTTTGAAGATGTTCGCAATGG ATGGGTACTTCTTGAAGTACTTGACAAAGTTTCTCCTGGATCTGTCAATTGGAAGTTGGCATCAAAACCTCCAATTAAGTTGCCATTTAGGAAACTGGAGAACTGCAATCAAGTTGTAAAAATTGGGAAGGAGTTAAAGTTTTCATTAGTAAATTTAGCTGGGAATGATATTGTTCAGGGAAATAAGAAATTGATAGTTG CACTTCTGTGGCAATTGATGAGATTTAATATCCTTCAATTGCTAAACAGACTGAGATCCCACTCCAAAGGATCCCAAGGAAAGCAAATTACTGATGCAGATATACTGAACTGGGCAAACAGCAAAGTGAAAACATCCGGAAGAACATCTCGAATGGAAAGCTTCAAG GATAAGAGCTTATCAAATGGAGTGTTCTTTCTTGAACTTCTTAGTGCAGTTCAGCCAAGGGTTGTGAACTGGAAAGTGGTTACAAAGGGAGAAGCTG ACGAGGAAAAGAAGCTAAATGCTACCTACATCATTAGTGTTGCAAGAAAGCTCGGATGTTCTGTGTTTCTACTGCCAGAGGACATCATAGAG GTGAACCAGAAGATGATCCTAACTCTTACAGCTAGCATCATGTATTGGAGCCTGCTGAGACAACCACAGCCTGAAATATCTGAAGCATCAGAGCCATCTAGCATGGCTTCGGACGCAACTTCCGACATTGGCTCGGAGGATGGTGCTTCGACAGCGGCACCGTCTGAGAGCGAAGAGGCAAACTCACTGTCCGACAGTCTATCCACCCTGACCACAGACGACGCCACCTCAAATGCTCCAGCTGCAGAAAACGGGAACGACGCCACCCCAGATGCTCCACTTGCAGAAAACGGGAACGACGCCACCCCAGATGCTCCACCTGCAGAAAACGGGAACGACGCCACCCCAGGTGCTCGACCTGCAGAAAACGGGAACGACGCCACATGA